The following is a genomic window from Borreliella mayonii.
ACATATAAAGATATACTAAAAAACAGCTCTTCATATGTATATAAAGGAGATATGATTGAAGAAAATGTAGAAGAAGAGGATGATAACCTAAATATACCCATTAGAATTTTGGTGAAAGACAAAGAAGTTTATGATTTTTGCAAAAAAGATACCAAAAGGATCTATTTTATTTTAGAGAGGCTGATTAAAGATAAAAAAAATATTTTGTCAGATCTTATGATTGATTATGAAAATCATAGAAAAGATAAAATAAAAAAGTGAACCCTTGATAATAATTTAATAATATATTATTATTAAATTAGGCTAGAGAACTTTTCTCTCTCCGTTTTCAGTAGTAAAATATTTGCCCATAAGGGCTTTTTTTGTGCCTGCTAGGTCCTAGTGAACCGCTATTTCTAAATTCCATAAATAGGGGTATATAAGCATATATTAGAGACAAAAGTGAATGAAAATGATCTGTATAATGAGCTTGTTAGATTAGGTATGAATAAAATATTAGCAAGTGATTTAGCTACTAGATTTTATCATAATGAAATAACAATAAAAGATCTAGAGATTGTTAAACCAGAGCTTCAAGGTTTTGTAAGAGATGAAATTAGCATTGTAAAAGACGAAATTAATATTGTAAAAGGAGGAATTAAAAGTTTAAAAACCGAATTCGATAGCAAATTAAAATTTCATAATTGGATGATAGGAATTGTATTAGCTTTTCAAGGTGCAATAGTAGACATTTCGGGTAGTCTATTCTTTTATGTATTGAATAATAAATTTGTAAAATAAACAAAGCGAACTGCTGTTTCTATAATCCTTTTTAAAAAAAGATAGCATCAATATATTTTTATTGATAATTATATAAATAAATAGTAAATATTATTAGACTTTTGATGCTTTGTAAAAATTTTAACAATTATAAATTTGATAAAATACTTGTTAAATATAGTGTAGAAAAGGGTTTGGAAAAAGCTTAATGTAAGTAACAGATTAATACTTTTTTAATAATAGTAATAGAAATTTTTTCTTTAATTATCTATGTTATTTATTTTGGTGTTTGCACTATCGATTTTTACTTCTTTGTAATTAAACTTTTAATTTTTGTTTGTAACCTCCCGCCAATTATTAAAAATAAAATTATCAAGGTGTAATTAATTTTACATTAATTGCCTTTAAATATAATTCTTCTAAGAATATACCATTAATAATATTAATCTATTTCTAACTACTATTATTAATCAAAGATTATAGAAAAAACAGTTTGCTTATTTAAAATTAAAGTTTATATAAATTATAGATTAAAAGCTCTTTGTAATCTATGGTTAAAACGTTAAGCCTATTTTTAATTAATAGG
Proteins encoded in this region:
- the bdr gene encoding Bdr family repetitive protein translates to MNENDLYNELVRLGMNKILASDLATRFYHNEITIKDLEIVKPELQGFVRDEISIVKDEINIVKGGIKSLKTEFDSKLKFHNWMIGIVLAFQGAIVDISGSLFFYVLNNKFVK